Genomic DNA from Acetonema longum DSM 6540:
GCCGGTCATAGACAGTAGCCGGCGCCCGGTCAAAGCCGCCGGATTCCATATTCAGGATCATCGGCCGACCGGTGAGAGGCGAGAATTTTTCCCGGTAGCAGATGTTGTGCCCTGTGCCGCAGACCGAGGCGATATCGGTGCAGGAATCCTGATATGCCGCCGCCAGCAAGGTGGCTACCGTATCATTTAAAAGAGCCACCGGGATGATATGGCCTAAACCCCTGCCAGCCAGCGCATCAGCCAGCAGACCGTTGATATCCTGACCCTCCATGCCGCTGATGTTGATTTCTTTGCCCCACAGGATCAATTCCGCCCGGTTGACGGAATACTGGCGGCAGCCATAGGAAAAGGTATGGCCCAGTTTTAATCCGGACCGGCCTAAGCCTAATTCGGCAATCCGGTCGGCAATAAAGCCGAAAAGTTGTTCTCCCCTGATTTCCCGTGTCGTATAGTCATAACCGGCTGCCCCGTCCCGCAGGGGCCAGTTTCGTTGAACAAGGATCTCGAATTTGCCGCTGCCCCGCAATTCAACTAACAACAGCCGTACATTGGTGCCGCCAAAATCCAGCGCCAAAAAGCGGCCCTGTTCCGTCCCGGCCGGCCTGTCCAAAAAAGACGGCAGCATGGCCAACGAGGTGCGATTCCCGGCGATTGCCCGGCGTATCTCTGCCGTGATCCCGTCAGCCATCCTCCCGACACCCGCCCGGTCTATCGCAAATGCAGCCGCCGCGTCCTGTAGGAACCTGCTTAACTGATCCATCCTATCATTCCGTTCTCTTCTGCAGTCTCTGTTGGCGGCATGACCGCCTCACCCACAAAGAGACAGCCAGCTCCCGAAATATTGTTTCCCGGTCAGGGGCAATGATTCCTGCTTCCGGGAAACAGCAGATGGACCGGACAATCTTGGCATATATTTTGTTCGACAATATTTTGCA
This window encodes:
- a CDS encoding hexokinase; this translates as MDQLSRFLQDAAAAFAIDRAGVGRMADGITAEIRRAIAGNRTSLAMLPSFLDRPAGTEQGRFLALDFGGTNVRLLLVELRGSGKFEILVQRNWPLRDGAAGYDYTTREIRGEQLFGFIADRIAELGLGRSGLKLGHTFSYGCRQYSVNRAELILWGKEINISGMEGQDINGLLADALAGRGLGHIIPVALLNDTVATLLAAAYQDSCTDIASVCGTGHNICYREKFSPLTGRPMILNMESGGFDRAPATVYDRLLDEVSEQPGSQKLEKQVAGHYLGEIFRLVYQAGADRGLLPALEERYALRSEALGLMLADDSPAGQVTGRFFAETYGLTVQPEQIQALRRLAGLIVCRSARLVAAAYLGVLRHLDPDLTQQHMIAIDGSLYEKMPGYAGLIRQTLEEQLEDRAGQTGIRLVKDGSGLGAAIAAATVS